A single Lathamus discolor isolate bLatDis1 chromosome 16, bLatDis1.hap1, whole genome shotgun sequence DNA region contains:
- the MAD2L2 gene encoding mitotic spindle assembly checkpoint protein MAD2B isoform X1, producing MLCQVLGRMTTLTRQDLNFGQVVADVLSEFLEVAVHLILYVREVYPIGIFQKRKKYNVPVQMSCHPELNQYIQDTLHCVKPLLEKNDVEKVVVVILDKEHHPVERFVFEITQPPLLSISSESLLSHVEQLLRAFILKISVCDAVLDNNPPGCTFTVLVHTREAATRNMEKIQVIKDFPWILADEQDVHMHDPRLIPLKTMTSDILKMQLYVEERAHKGT from the exons ATGTTGTGTCAG GTTCTGGGCAGGATGACCACTCTCACACGGCAGGACCTTAACTTTGGGCAAG ttgttgCAGACGTGCTATCAGAGTTCCTGGAAGTGGCTGTTCACCTTATCTTGTACGTCAGAGAAGTTTATCCTATTGGGAtctttcagaagaggaaaaaatacaacgTACCTGTCCAG ATGTCCTGCCACCCGGAGCTGAACCAGTACATCCAGGACACCCTGCACTGTGTAAAGCCCCTGCTTGAGAAG AACGATGTAGAGAAAGTGGTAGTTGTAATCCTGGATAAAGAGCACCACCCTGTGGAGAGATTCGTCTTCGAGATCACGCAGCCACCTCTTCTTTCCATTAG TTCAGAGTCCCTGCTCTCCCATGTGGAGCAGTTACTGCGTGCCTTCATCCTGAAGATCAGCGTGTGCGATGCTGTGCTTGACAACAATCCCCCAG GTTGCACCTTCACAGTTCTGGTTCACACGCGGGAGGCTGCCACACGGAACATGGAGAAGATCCAGGTGATAAAG GATTTCCCCTGGATCCTGGCTGATGAACAGGATGTGCACATGCATGACCCCCGGCTTATTCCCCTGAAAACCATGACATCTGACATACTAAAG ATGCAGCTCTATGTAGAAGAGCGAGCCCACAAAGGCACTTGA
- the MAD2L2 gene encoding mitotic spindle assembly checkpoint protein MAD2B isoform X2 has translation MTTLTRQDLNFGQVVADVLSEFLEVAVHLILYVREVYPIGIFQKRKKYNVPVQMSCHPELNQYIQDTLHCVKPLLEKNDVEKVVVVILDKEHHPVERFVFEITQPPLLSISSESLLSHVEQLLRAFILKISVCDAVLDNNPPGCTFTVLVHTREAATRNMEKIQVIKDFPWILADEQDVHMHDPRLIPLKTMTSDILKMQLYVEERAHKGT, from the exons ATGACCACTCTCACACGGCAGGACCTTAACTTTGGGCAAG ttgttgCAGACGTGCTATCAGAGTTCCTGGAAGTGGCTGTTCACCTTATCTTGTACGTCAGAGAAGTTTATCCTATTGGGAtctttcagaagaggaaaaaatacaacgTACCTGTCCAG ATGTCCTGCCACCCGGAGCTGAACCAGTACATCCAGGACACCCTGCACTGTGTAAAGCCCCTGCTTGAGAAG AACGATGTAGAGAAAGTGGTAGTTGTAATCCTGGATAAAGAGCACCACCCTGTGGAGAGATTCGTCTTCGAGATCACGCAGCCACCTCTTCTTTCCATTAG TTCAGAGTCCCTGCTCTCCCATGTGGAGCAGTTACTGCGTGCCTTCATCCTGAAGATCAGCGTGTGCGATGCTGTGCTTGACAACAATCCCCCAG GTTGCACCTTCACAGTTCTGGTTCACACGCGGGAGGCTGCCACACGGAACATGGAGAAGATCCAGGTGATAAAG GATTTCCCCTGGATCCTGGCTGATGAACAGGATGTGCACATGCATGACCCCCGGCTTATTCCCCTGAAAACCATGACATCTGACATACTAAAG ATGCAGCTCTATGTAGAAGAGCGAGCCCACAAAGGCACTTGA
- the LOC136022893 gene encoding F-box only protein 6-like has translation MTTICDLPEDVLVELLSLLPARDLLRTCRVVCRQWRYVVDLATLWKRKCQREGFYRQNLDGSVSDWKVFYMLCHLKRNLIKNPCAEEKFQHWKLDNNEGDKWKIENMPGPHGRDIADPKVQKYFVTSYGPCFKSQLITLQKEGYWNQLMDEKRPEIVVKDWYAARFDCGCRYELTVRLLSEDYIVLAEFRPEPVVIEQWNDAAWREISHTFQNYPPGVRYIWFQHGGQDTQFWAGWYGIRVTNSSITIGPLTML, from the exons ATGACAACCATTTGCGACCTGCCCGAAGACGTCCTGGTGGAGCTGCTGTCGCTGCTGCCCGCCCGGGACCTGCTGCGCACCTGCAGGGTCGTCTGCAGGCAGTGGCGGTACGTGGTGGATCTGGCCACCCTGTGGAAGCGGAAGTGCCAGCGTGAGGGGTTTTACCGGCAGAACTTGGACGGGAGCGTCTCGGACTGGAAGGTCTTCTACATGCTCTGCCACCTGAAGCGAAACCTAATCAAAAACCCCTGCGCCGAAG AGAAATTTCAGCACTGGAAACTTGATAATAACGAGGGAGATAAATGGAAGATTGAGAATATGCCTGGACCTCATGGAAGAGATATTGCAGACCCCAAAGTACAGAAATACTTCGTCACTTCATATGG GCCGTGCTTCAAGTCTCAACTCATCACCCTGCAGAAAGAAGGCTACTGGAACCAGCTGATGGATGAGAAACGGCCTGAAATTGTAGTCAAGGACTG GTATGCTGCCAGATTTGACTGTGGGTGTCGCTATGAGCTTACAGTGAGGCTGCTTTCTGAAGACTACATCGTCCTTGCGGAGTTCCGCCCCGAGCCGGTGGTTATAGAGCAGTGGAATGATGCTGCGTGGAGAGAG aTTTCCCACACCTTCCAGAATTACCCACCTGGAGTTCGTTACATCTGGTTCCAGCACGGAGGCCAAGACACCCAGTTCTGGGCAGGGTGGTACGGGATCCGAGTGACCAACTCCAGCATCACCATTGGGCCCCTGACAATGTTATAA
- the FBXO2 gene encoding F-box only protein 2, giving the protein MESLPEAVLIRILASIPAVDLVLACRLVCCQWKNLVDGAALWILKCQQEGLTGAESQENAENWQNFYFLSKKRKNLIKNPCGEEDLQHWGEVENGGDGWKTEELPGDFGKEFPSEEVHKYFVTSYEWCRKAQVIDLRAEGYWEELMDTTQPKIVVRDWYAGRSDAGCLYELCVKLLSENEDVLAEYKSETVAIPQDNDANWTEISHTFSNYGPGVRFVRFEHGGQDTLFWKGWYGVRVTNSSVTVEP; this is encoded by the exons ATGGAGTCCCTCCCTGAAGCAGTCCTGATCAGGATCCTGGCTTCCATACCTGCGGTGGATCTGGTGCTGGCCTGCCGCCTGGTCTGCTGCCAGTGGAAGAACCTGGTTGATGGAGCTGCCCTTTGGATCCTGAAGTGTCAGCAGGAAGGCCTCACTGGAGCAGAGTCACAGGAGAATGCAGAGAACTGGCAAAACTTCTACTTCctgagtaagaaaaggaagaatctCATCAAGAACCCCTGTGGTGAAG AAGACTTGCAGCACTGGGGAGAAGTAGAGAATGGAGGTGATGGCTGGAAAACTGAAGAGCTTCCCGGAGACTTTGGAAAAGAATTCCCTAGTGAAGAAGTCCATAAGTACTTTGTTACATCTTATGA GTGGTGCCGAAAGGCTCAGGTCATTGACCTAAGGGCTGAGGGCTACTGGGAAGAGCTGATGGACACAACCCAGCCTAAAATTGTGGTAAGAGACTG GTATGCAGGGCGCAGTGATGCCGGCTGCCTCTATGAGCTCTGCGTGAAGCTGCTGTCAGAGAATGAGGATGTTCTGGCTGAGTACAAAAGTGAGACCGTTGCTATCCCACAGGACAATGATGCCAACTGGACTGAG ATCTCCCACACCTTTTCCAACTATGGGCCTGGGGTCCGCTTTGTCCGCTTTGAACATGGTGGCCAGGACACGCTGTTCTGGAAGGGATGGTACGGCGTACGTGTGACCAACAGCAGTGTGACAGTGGAGCCATAG